The stretch of DNA TCCGCCAACCCGGAGGCCGTCGCTGCCGCGTAGTGCTCGTGCGCTTCGGCCTCGCGGCCGCCGGAGTCGTGCGCACCGTCGAGCTCGAAGGCACCGAGGGCCGGGTGGGGAGCCTCGGCGGCGAGCAGCCGCATCCGCTCGATCCGGACCTGGTCGTCCACGGTCTCGTCCGCCCAGAGCGCGTCGACCCGGTCCTCCCACTCGGCATCGGACGGTCGGGTCTGCGGGGTCGTGGAGTCGGTCACGGTGTCACCGTAGCGGGGGTCCGACACGTCGAGCATCCGGGGAACGTGCCTTCACGCACGCACGCGCGACGGGATGCGAAGATGCATCGTTGCCCACCGACAGGACGACGAGGAACCCATGGGACACGACGACGCGGCGCCGCTGCTCGACGGGCGCTACCGGCTCGAGCAGGAGATCGGGCGGGGCGGGATGTCCGTCGTGTACCGCGCGACCGACGAGGTGCTGCACCGTCCGGTCGCGGTGAAGCTCTTCCACCCGGGCTCCGTCGACCTGGCCCGGCAGGAGGCTGAACTCGGCGTCCTCGCGGCACTCGAGCACCACGGTCTGGTCGGACTGCTCGACGCGGGGGTGGTCGACGTCGTCGGCAGTGGTCCGCGGCGCTTCCTCGTGATGTCGCTCGTCGTCGGCCAGGACCTGGAGGCCCGGCTCGAGGTCGGGCCGCTCTCCGCGAAGCACATCGCCGAGATCGGCTACGACATGGCCGAAGCGCTCGAGTACATCCACCCGCACGGCGTCGTGCACCGCGACATCAAGCCCTCGAACATCCTGCTCGTGGACTACGGCACGGGCTCGGAGCGGGCCCGTGCACGGCTGACGGACTTCGGGATCGCCCTCGCCGCCGGGGTCGAACGGCTCACGGCCGACGGCGTCACGACCGGCACCGCCGCCTACCTCAGCCCCGAGCAGGCCCGCGGCGGCGACGTCGGTCCCGCCAGCGACGTGTACTCGCTCGGCCTCGTGCTGCTGCAGTGCTTCACGCGGCGGCGGGAGTTCCCGGGGTCGCTCGTCGAGTCCGCGATCGCCCGGCTGTCGCGGGACCCCGTCGTGCCGGAGCCGCTGCCGGAGCACTGGAAGCACCTGCTCCGGGTGATGACGGCACAGGACCCGGCGGACCGGCCCCTCGGCGCGCAGCTCGTCGCGATGCTGCGGGACGTCGTGATCACCGAGAGCGCGGGAGGCGACACCGCGACCCCGGGCACCAGGACCGCTGCTGCTGCGACCACTGCACCGTCCGACGCCGCCCCGTCCGACGCCGCCCCGTCCGACGCCGGCCACGGCCACGCGGCCCCGGGCGACGCGGCACCCGCCGGGTCCCGCCCGGCCACCCTCGACTCGCTCCCCGAGGAGTCGCTGCAGCGCACGGTCGCGATGGCGGCACGGCTCTTCGACGCCCCGATCGCCCTGGTCGACGTGCTCGACGAGGACCGCGAGTGGTCGCAGTCGTGGATCGCCGAGGGCGTCGACGAGGCGGCTCGGAACATCAGCTTCCGCAGCGGCTTCGCGCCGGTGCCGGTGCCCGTGGTGATCCCGGACGGTTCGGTGCACCCGGAGATGCGGCAGAGTCCGCTCGTCACCGGGCCGCTCGGCATCCGGTTCTACGTGAGCGTCCCCCTGCTCCGGCACGACGGCACCGCGGTTGGGACGCTCGCCGTGCTCGACGTCCGCGCGCGCGAGGCGTCCGAGGCCGACCTGGCGAACCTCCGCGACCTCGCCGCCCTGGCCGTGACGCAGCTCGAGCTCCGCCAGGAGGGGCTGCGGACGACGAGCGACGCGCTCCCGCTCGACGGCGCCCACTGAGCCGCACCACGCAACGGCACGGACGACGGCCCGCCGGCGTCAGGAGCGCGGCTGGTCGTCCGACCAGGCCACGGCGCGATCGGCCTGCTCCGCGGTGATGCTGGTCACGGCACCGCAGTTGACGCACTCGTTCCGGTGGGACCGCGAGAGCGGGATCAGCGGCACGAAGAACAGGCTGAGCTTCGTCGTCCGTCGCACCACCCGCTGCGCCGCCAGGACCCCGCACACCCCGCAGACGAAGCGGACCACGGTGAGCAGGGTGTCGGTGCCACGGGTACCGAAGATCAGGAACACACCGCGAGGCTACGCGAACGACCGCCGCGGACCGTCAGACGTCCGACACCGTCAGACGTCCGACACCGTCACGCGGAACGACCGCACGAGCGGCTCGTCCGGAGTGACGACGGTGGGGGCGTCCCAGGCCAGGGCCGAGCCGATCGCCGGGTACTCGGCGACCCGGACGAACCACGGATCGCGGTGGTCCAGCGCCTCGACGAGCACGCGCGCCCGTCCGCCGTCGAAGGACCCGGTCCACGACACCGAGGGCGCGACCGACCCGTGCACCTGGTCCTCGCCCGAGCCGTCGGGTGTCCGGACCACGACGTCCGTGCAGCGCGCGAAGCGCAGGAACCAGCCGCCGTACCCGGCCCCGGTGCGGCCGTGGCTGCCCGGACTGCCGAGCACCACCCGTCGGCCGCCGGCTGCGCGGAACGACGAGGTCCACTCGAGCTGCCACCCCTCGAGCGCCGGACCCCAGGCGAGGGTGCGGTCCTCCTGGAGCAGCGGGTCACCGCCCGGGCTGCGCCAGACGATCCCCACCCGCAGCCGGGACCGGTCCGACGCGCCGCACTCCACGGACGCAGACGCCACGGACGCAGACGCGACGGACCCGGACCCGGACGCGACGGACCAGGACCCGGACTCGACCGTGGCGACGCCGTGGTCGTCCTGCCACCGGTAGCCCGCACCGGGCACGTACGTCGGACCACCCCAGCAGTTGACGCCGTCGACGTCGGGCAACGCGATCCCCAGACCCGAGTGCCACGCGTGGTCGTCGGGGCCCCGGTCGGTCAGCACCACGCCGCCCAGGGTGCGCACGGGGTGCACGAACGGCCGCGGCGCCCAGGCCCTGGGGAGGTCCATGCCGTCGAGCACCTCGCCCACCTGCACCCCAGCGACCTCCAGGGACCCGAGCGCACGGCGCGTGCCGCCCACTCCCGCCGGTCCGTCCGTTCCCACTGGCCCGACGCTACGCGCCGACCTGCCCGGGTCGCCGCCGCACGAGCACCACGCTGTCGACGGTCTCGTGTCGCTCCCCGTCCGGCCCGGTGCTCGACCGCAGCCGTCCCTCGGCCACCACCACGTCCCACCCGTCGTCGAGCTGGAGTGCCGCGAGGTCCTGCTCGGGCGTGGGGAAGCGGTACGCCCGCATCTCCTCGGGCAGGTCACCGTGCGGCGGTGCGGCGTGCGCCGTGACGAGCAGGTGCCCGCCCGGAGCAACGGCCGCGGTCGCCCGGTGCAGGATGGCCGCGCGCGGGATCTCCACCGGCCACGACTGCAGGAACGACGCCGTGACGAGGTCGAACCGTTCCTCGGCATCCGGCGCCCAGGTCGCGAGGTCGGCGGCGACGAACCGCGTCCGCTCGGCCACCCCGGCGGCCTGCGCCGCACGCTCGCCGCGCTCGACGGCCGTCCGGGACAGGTCGACACCGGTCACGGTCCAGCCCTGCTCCGCGAGCCAGACGACGTCACCGCCCTCACCGCACCCGAGGTCGAGTGCCCGCCCGCCCCCGACCGGCAGTCCGGCGACGACGTCGGCGAGCACGGCGTTCACCCGGCCGGACCAGATCCCGTCCCGTTCCGCGTACCGGGCCTCCCACCACTCGCGGGCCGTCCCGACCTCGGGAGAGTCGTTCGAGGAGGCGGCGGAGTGGGAGTGGTCAGGCTCGTCGTGCGCGTGCATGCGCCCAGTGCACCGCGCGGCGGCGCAGGCCGCAAGCATCCTTGCCGGACCGGCAACGTGGATCGTCGCGAGCAACCGACGGACGGCAAAGCGGACCAGCGCGAGCATCCCCGCCGGACCGGCAACGCGGACCGCCGCCAGCAACCGTCCGACGGGAGGCAAACGGCCGCCCGCCGCGCGCCTCCCGTCCGTCGCACACCGGACCCGCACCCGACGACGTTCCGTCCAGAGTGCGCGGTCTGCGCGTCCGGAGCCCGTCACGCCGCGCAGCGGCGCGTACCGTCGCCGGCACGACGAGATCGTCCGGCGCCCACGCCATGCGGGAGCCGCCAGGGTGGGCAACGCCGCCCCGACGCTCCGGACGGCGCAGGACGCCAGGCGGTCGTGATGCAGGGAGCACGACATGTCGACGTACCAGGCAGACGAGCGGGTCGAACCGGTCCGCGTCACCACCTACCGCCACCTCCGCCGCGCCGCACGCCGCGGCTGGGCGGTCCCGGAGGGCACCCCGGCGCCCTCGCTCGCCGACCTGGCGCGGGTCCGC from Curtobacterium sp. SGAir0471 encodes:
- a CDS encoding protein kinase domain-containing protein, producing the protein MGHDDAAPLLDGRYRLEQEIGRGGMSVVYRATDEVLHRPVAVKLFHPGSVDLARQEAELGVLAALEHHGLVGLLDAGVVDVVGSGPRRFLVMSLVVGQDLEARLEVGPLSAKHIAEIGYDMAEALEYIHPHGVVHRDIKPSNILLVDYGTGSERARARLTDFGIALAAGVERLTADGVTTGTAAYLSPEQARGGDVGPASDVYSLGLVLLQCFTRRREFPGSLVESAIARLSRDPVVPEPLPEHWKHLLRVMTAQDPADRPLGAQLVAMLRDVVITESAGGDTATPGTRTAAAATTAPSDAAPSDAAPSDAGHGHAAPGDAAPAGSRPATLDSLPEESLQRTVAMAARLFDAPIALVDVLDEDREWSQSWIAEGVDEAARNISFRSGFAPVPVPVVIPDGSVHPEMRQSPLVTGPLGIRFYVSVPLLRHDGTAVGTLAVLDVRAREASEADLANLRDLAALAVTQLELRQEGLRTTSDALPLDGAH
- a CDS encoding class I SAM-dependent methyltransferase, whose translation is MHAHDEPDHSHSAASSNDSPEVGTAREWWEARYAERDGIWSGRVNAVLADVVAGLPVGGGRALDLGCGEGGDVVWLAEQGWTVTGVDLSRTAVERGERAAQAAGVAERTRFVAADLATWAPDAEERFDLVTASFLQSWPVEIPRAAILHRATAAVAPGGHLLVTAHAAPPHGDLPEEMRAYRFPTPEQDLAALQLDDGWDVVVAEGRLRSSTGPDGERHETVDSVVLVRRRPGQVGA
- a CDS encoding DUF6807 family protein encodes the protein MGTDGPAGVGGTRRALGSLEVAGVQVGEVLDGMDLPRAWAPRPFVHPVRTLGGVVLTDRGPDDHAWHSGLGIALPDVDGVNCWGGPTYVPGAGYRWQDDHGVATVESGSWSVASGSGSVASASVASASVECGASDRSRLRVGIVWRSPGGDPLLQEDRTLAWGPALEGWQLEWTSSFRAAGGRRVVLGSPGSHGRTGAGYGGWFLRFARCTDVVVRTPDGSGEDQVHGSVAPSVSWTGSFDGGRARVLVEALDHRDPWFVRVAEYPAIGSALAWDAPTVVTPDEPLVRSFRVTVSDV